From Mytilus edulis chromosome 8, xbMytEdul2.2, whole genome shotgun sequence, one genomic window encodes:
- the LOC139484215 gene encoding uncharacterized protein, translated as MTSERKSLDGNVAIVTGASSGIGEAIGITLAKAGAKVALAARRVDKLEDVKRTIEEFGGVCIQVKTDVAVRSDVKELVRRTETELGPVDIMINNAGAWYYTLVKNLHEDKWDQMIDVNCKGLTNGVGAVIDQMVKRKSGHIVNISSDSGKRGFPGLAVYTGSKFFMEGFSQTLRQEVCKLGIRVTIVQPGSVNVPDMADKHIDPEVKIFEETESGKSLEPEDIANAVLYAVTQPDYVGVNEILVQPREMPF; from the exons ATGACATCAG AAAGGAAAAGTTTAGATGGCAACGTTGCCATAGTGACAGGTGCATCCAGTGGAATTGGAGAAGCTATAGGAATAACATTAGCCAAAGCTGGAGCTAAAGTCGCATTAGCCGCCAGACGGGTGGATAAACTAGAAGATGTGAAGAGAACGATAGAAGAATTTGGGGGAGTTTGCATTCAAGTCAAAACAGATGTTGCTGTCAGAAGCGAT GTTAAGGAGCTAGTGAGGAGGACAGAAACAGAGTTGGGACCAGTCGATATAATGATCAATAATGCTGGAGCATGGTATTATACACTGGTCAAAAACTTACACGAAGATAAATGGGATCAAATGATAGATGTAAATTGCAAA GGATTGACTAATGGCGTCGGAGCAGTTATAGACCAGATGGTAAAGCGTAAGTCTGGTCACATTGTGAATATATCGTCTGATTCAGGCAAGAGG GGATTTCCTGGTCTAGCAGTGTATACCGGAAGCAAGTTCTTCATGGAGGGATTCTCCCAGACATTAAGACAGGAAGTTTGTAAGCTGGGAATTCGAGTAACCATTGTCCAACCGGGAAGTGTCAATGTCCCGGATATGGCAGACAAACATATCGATCCAGAG GTTAAAATATTTGAGGAAACGGAATCGGGTAAATCACTTGAGCCAGAAGATATAGCAAATGCTGTTCTGTACGCTGTTACACAACCGGATTACGTCGGAGTAAATGAAATACTAGTTCAACCAAGAGAGATGCCGTTTTAA